From a region of the Paenibacillus sp. R14(2021) genome:
- a CDS encoding extracellular solute-binding protein, with the protein MKAKLLLTAMALSVALTACGTNSSNNGSTASDPAAGNGKNNQTNNASGNAASGEDLAYEKTAEPVTINIGFKVPDGKLTDGDTNDNNVASRYFESLTNIKVAHSWEAKGVDAFTQKVNLAIASNDLPDALVVDRNQLRKLIDNDMIEDLSDVYEKYGSKLVKDIYASTNGMALADATSDGKLYGLPNVAIDADAPSLLWIRQDWLDKLKLPAPKTMDDLEKIAKAFVEQDPDGNGKADTVGLEGDKAVVYGQKPNPNGFDSIFSSFHAFPKNWIKDANGNIVYGSTTPENKEALAKLADWYKRGLIDKQFALYKETQEPIVANKTGLFFGPWWMPYWPLADSVTNDTKAEWKAYAAPVDASGKFVTHMAPVTDRYIVVRKGYEHPEAAVKLLNVFTRYERRQDPNTEEVKKLDDYAAKTTVHIRDYYPFDLLLDYSDAVVKRYADVQKAIKGEIDPKTFDPDTKLVYDFSVQEKENPKKNMDAWKPAKAYEIGGGVLANEQMDKVYSVFYGMTRTMETKWTTLEKLENETFLKIIVGDQPISAFDDFVAQWKKLGGDQITKEVTEAVGDK; encoded by the coding sequence ATGAAAGCAAAGCTTCTACTTACAGCAATGGCTTTGTCCGTCGCGTTAACCGCATGCGGTACGAACAGCAGCAACAACGGCAGCACAGCGTCTGATCCAGCTGCAGGCAACGGCAAGAACAACCAGACGAACAATGCTTCCGGAAACGCAGCATCAGGTGAAGATTTGGCTTACGAGAAAACAGCAGAGCCGGTTACGATCAACATCGGTTTCAAAGTGCCTGACGGCAAGCTGACGGACGGAGACACCAACGACAACAACGTAGCCTCCCGTTATTTTGAAAGCCTCACCAACATAAAAGTCGCGCATTCTTGGGAAGCCAAGGGTGTCGATGCCTTCACGCAAAAGGTCAACCTGGCAATCGCAAGTAACGATTTGCCTGACGCCTTGGTCGTTGACCGCAACCAGCTTCGCAAGTTGATCGACAATGACATGATCGAGGATCTGTCCGATGTTTACGAGAAATACGGCTCCAAGCTTGTCAAGGATATCTACGCTTCCACGAACGGCATGGCGCTTGCCGATGCGACTTCGGACGGCAAGCTGTACGGCCTGCCAAACGTGGCCATTGATGCAGACGCTCCATCGCTTCTCTGGATCCGCCAAGATTGGCTCGATAAGCTGAAGCTGCCAGCTCCAAAGACAATGGATGACCTTGAGAAAATCGCGAAAGCGTTCGTCGAGCAGGATCCAGACGGTAACGGCAAAGCGGACACGGTTGGCCTTGAAGGCGACAAAGCGGTCGTATACGGCCAAAAGCCGAACCCGAACGGCTTTGACTCCATCTTCAGCTCGTTCCATGCATTCCCTAAAAACTGGATCAAGGACGCAAACGGCAACATCGTTTACGGTTCCACGACGCCAGAGAACAAGGAAGCGCTAGCGAAGCTGGCTGACTGGTACAAACGCGGTCTGATCGACAAACAATTCGCGTTGTACAAAGAAACACAAGAGCCGATCGTCGCGAACAAAACCGGCCTGTTCTTCGGCCCTTGGTGGATGCCCTACTGGCCGCTTGCCGACTCCGTCACGAACGACACGAAAGCCGAGTGGAAAGCTTACGCGGCTCCAGTGGACGCATCCGGCAAATTCGTAACGCACATGGCGCCGGTAACGGACCGCTACATCGTCGTTCGCAAGGGCTACGAGCATCCGGAAGCCGCCGTGAAATTGCTGAACGTCTTCACCCGTTACGAGAGAAGACAAGATCCGAACACCGAAGAAGTGAAGAAGCTGGATGACTACGCGGCGAAAACAACCGTGCATATCCGCGACTACTATCCGTTCGACCTGCTTCTCGACTACTCCGACGCCGTCGTGAAACGCTACGCAGACGTTCAGAAGGCGATTAAAGGCGAGATCGATCCGAAAACCTTCGATCCCGATACGAAGCTCGTATACGATTTCTCTGTCCAAGAGAAAGAAAATCCGAAGAAGAACATGGATGCGTGGAAACCGGCCAAAGCGTATGAAATCGGCGGCGGTGTTCTAGCTAACGAGCAAATGGACAAAGTATACAGCGTCTTCTACGGCATGACCCGCACGATGGAAACAAAATGGACCACGCTTGAGAAATTGGAAAACGAAACGTTCTTGAAAATCATCGTCGGCGACCAGCCGATCAGCGCTTTCGACGATTTCGTAGCCCAATGGAAGAAGCTTGGCGGCGACCAAATCACGAAAGAAGTTACAGAAGCCGTAGGCGACAAGTAA
- a CDS encoding sugar ABC transporter permease has protein sequence MRMKKNAIHYNVMVLPGIIFLALFSIVPIFYAIIAFENFKPGRGIRGSEWIGLENFTYLFQLPDSGQIFFNTIFLAVLKIIANLIIPLVFALLLNEVRQKFLRKSIQTIVYLPHFLSWVLLATIFFDVFSLDGIVNKLFGVFGIDPILFYASNKWFPAIIVGTDVWKEFGFSAIIYLAALTGINPVLYEAAEMDGASRFRQLWHVTLPGVRTTVVLLGTLALGNVMNANFDQIFNMYNPLVYQSADIIDTYVYRAGLNDLQFSLATAVGLLKSVISFILVVISYFMASKFANYRIF, from the coding sequence ATGCGCATGAAAAAGAATGCAATTCATTACAATGTTATGGTTCTGCCAGGCATTATTTTTCTGGCCTTGTTCAGTATCGTACCGATATTTTACGCCATTATCGCCTTTGAGAATTTCAAACCGGGACGCGGTATCCGAGGCTCGGAATGGATTGGGCTCGAGAACTTCACCTACCTGTTTCAACTGCCTGACAGCGGGCAAATTTTCTTCAATACGATCTTCCTGGCAGTATTGAAAATCATCGCCAATCTGATCATTCCGCTCGTCTTCGCCTTGCTCTTAAATGAGGTTAGACAAAAGTTTCTGCGGAAGTCGATCCAAACCATCGTCTATTTGCCGCACTTTCTCTCCTGGGTGCTGCTTGCGACTATATTCTTCGACGTGTTCTCGCTTGACGGTATCGTCAACAAGCTGTTCGGCGTATTCGGCATCGATCCGATCTTGTTCTATGCCAGCAACAAATGGTTCCCGGCCATAATCGTCGGCACGGATGTCTGGAAGGAATTCGGCTTCAGCGCCATTATCTATCTGGCAGCCTTGACGGGCATCAATCCCGTGCTGTACGAAGCCGCGGAGATGGACGGCGCAAGCCGCTTCCGCCAGCTGTGGCATGTCACGCTTCCGGGCGTGCGGACAACCGTCGTGCTGCTCGGCACCTTGGCGCTCGGCAACGTTATGAACGCCAATTTCGATCAAATCTTCAACATGTACAATCCGCTCGTCTATCAGTCCGCGGACATTATCGATACGTATGTTTACCGTGCGGGTCTAAACGATTTGCAATTCAGCTTGGCGACCGCGGTCGGATTGTTAAAATCGGTCATCAGCTTCATCCTGGTCGTCATTTCGTACTTCATGGCCAGCAAATTCGCCAACTACCGTATTTTCTAA
- a CDS encoding carbohydrate ABC transporter permease — MVGRSNLSNRTIDAAIVTILIIFTLVCLVPLLHTLAVSFSDKTAADAGRVLLTPIKVTTSSYAKVLDDAKFFHAFYISVKRVFFGGLLNFVLTVMMAYALSKDAKQFTMRNVYMWFLVFTMLFSGGIVPWFLTIKSYHLLDSFWALILPHAVQVFNVILLMNFFRNLPKELSEAAEMDGAGPWYIMIRLFLPLSLPAIATVTLFSIVFHWNSFFDGLVLMNKQDHYPLQTYIQTLVAQLSMQAMTGMSPDQLAQAMAVSNRTFNAAKIIISMIPILLIYPFIQRFFIHGMTLGSVKE, encoded by the coding sequence ATGGTGGGAAGATCCAACCTGTCGAACCGAACAATCGATGCAGCAATCGTGACGATTCTTATTATCTTCACGCTCGTCTGCCTCGTCCCGCTTCTTCATACCCTTGCCGTCTCGTTCAGCGATAAGACGGCGGCGGATGCCGGACGCGTTCTGCTGACGCCGATCAAAGTGACGACCTCGAGCTATGCCAAAGTGCTTGACGACGCGAAGTTTTTCCATGCTTTCTACATTTCCGTTAAGCGCGTATTTTTTGGCGGCCTGCTCAATTTCGTCCTTACGGTCATGATGGCGTACGCGCTGTCCAAGGATGCCAAGCAGTTCACGATGCGCAATGTTTACATGTGGTTCCTCGTCTTCACCATGCTGTTCAGCGGCGGGATCGTACCTTGGTTCCTGACTATTAAATCGTACCACTTGCTCGATTCCTTCTGGGCGCTCATTCTTCCCCATGCCGTGCAGGTATTCAATGTCATCCTGCTGATGAACTTCTTCCGCAACCTGCCGAAGGAGCTCTCGGAAGCGGCTGAAATGGACGGCGCGGGTCCATGGTACATCATGATTCGCCTGTTCCTTCCGCTGTCGCTCCCGGCCATTGCCACAGTGACGCTGTTCAGTATTGTCTTCCACTGGAATTCCTTCTTCGACGGTCTCGTCTTAATGAACAAGCAGGACCATTATCCGCTGCAAACGTATATCCAGACGCTGGTCGCCCAGCTCAGCATGCAGGCGATGACCGGCATGTCGCCCGATCAATTGGCGCAGGCGATGGCGGTATCGAACCGCACGTTCAATGCCGCCAAGATCATCATTTCCATGATCCCGATCCTGCTGATTTATCCGTTCATTCAGCGCTTCTTCATTCATGGGATGACACTTGGATCCGTGAAGGAATAG
- a CDS encoding DUF2306 domain-containing protein, with the protein MKRRSWWLLVIVSLGVMIPFAAPYFTFNPANSRVSNTPGSLQFPLLVAHIGFAFIALVAGLLQFSDRLRAQRPKLHRSLGRVYVGSVFVSSLLALGIVGDIDNFPKAVSFLALSLFWLFTTWQGYRSAVRRNFTEHRKWMIRSFGITLVAVSGRLLVPFLLLAYALLHGFSLPAGREGMVEDVLNVNIWAGLLVNFMLVEWVILKRK; encoded by the coding sequence ATGAAGAGAAGAAGCTGGTGGCTGCTCGTGATCGTGTCCCTGGGCGTGATGATTCCGTTCGCGGCGCCGTATTTCACGTTTAACCCTGCGAACAGCCGCGTGTCGAACACGCCAGGCAGCCTGCAGTTCCCGCTGCTCGTTGCGCATATTGGCTTCGCGTTCATCGCGCTGGTGGCAGGCTTGCTGCAATTCAGCGACCGGCTGCGGGCGCAGCGGCCCAAGCTGCATCGGTCTCTTGGCCGGGTCTATGTCGGCAGCGTATTCGTGAGCAGTCTGCTCGCGCTTGGCATCGTCGGCGATATCGATAATTTCCCGAAGGCGGTCAGCTTCTTGGCGCTGTCGCTGTTCTGGCTGTTCACGACCTGGCAAGGCTACCGGAGCGCGGTCCGCCGGAATTTCACTGAGCACCGGAAATGGATGATTCGCAGCTTCGGCATCACGCTCGTCGCCGTAAGCGGGCGCCTGCTCGTTCCCTTCCTGCTGCTGGCTTACGCGCTGCTGCACGGCTTCTCGCTGCCGGCTGGCAGGGAGGGGATGGTGGAGGACGTGCTGAACGTCAATATATGGGCCGGACTCCTCGTTAATTTCATGCTGGTGGAATGGGTGATTCTGAAGCGAAAGTAA